A region of Pseudobacteroides sp. DNA encodes the following proteins:
- a CDS encoding helix-turn-helix domain-containing protein produces the protein MNFTEIDNLIPDIKYFINRKSTPSWSVENSTIDFDDLTFVYSGCAVYMVNGIEYSLKPGDFIYITKGSQRQAHTYQDNPVKCYAINFGWLLPLHDIVPLPLPTIFRTGVFKDLLDLYKDLDSVWIEKSPGYMLKVRAIFMLILHKLLCIAHYNKSSLITDMRVQKVKEYIIANYNKNISLEDLSCITGLNPVYLGALFKKNNNCSIKEYINKVRINVSENLLCTGGYTVSEAAQLSGFSDIFYFSKVFKKHKGVPPSDALKGSKSLAILQP, from the coding sequence ATGAATTTTACAGAAATTGATAACCTGATACCTGATATCAAGTATTTTATCAACAGAAAATCCACTCCGTCATGGAGCGTTGAGAATAGCACAATTGATTTTGACGACCTTACTTTTGTATACTCAGGGTGTGCTGTGTATATGGTCAACGGTATCGAATACTCACTAAAACCTGGAGATTTTATCTATATCACAAAAGGAAGCCAAAGGCAGGCTCATACTTATCAAGATAATCCTGTTAAATGCTATGCAATTAATTTCGGCTGGCTCCTGCCCCTCCATGATATAGTGCCTTTACCGCTTCCAACCATATTCAGAACCGGTGTCTTTAAAGATCTCCTGGATTTATATAAGGACCTGGATTCTGTCTGGATTGAAAAAAGCCCCGGCTATATGCTAAAAGTAAGGGCAATCTTTATGTTAATCCTTCACAAGCTTTTATGTATTGCTCATTATAATAAATCTTCCCTTATTACCGATATGCGGGTGCAAAAAGTCAAGGAATACATCATTGCAAACTACAATAAAAATATATCTTTAGAAGATTTATCATGCATTACAGGCCTAAATCCCGTATACCTGGGTGCTTTGTTCAAAAAGAACAACAATTGCTCGATAAAAGAGTATATCAACAAGGTGCGGATAAATGTTTCTGAAAATCTTCTTTGCACAGGAGGATATACAGTAAGCGAGGCAGCACAGTTAAGCGGGTTTAGCGATATTTTTTATTTCAGCAAGGTATTTAAAAAGCATAAGGGAGTTCCACCGTCAGATGCTTTGAAAGGATCAAAATCGCTTGCGATTTTGCAACCTTGA
- a CDS encoding glucuronate isomerase has translation MNNLYELTQIVDKAVDNVRITDIHTHLFSECFKSLFLYGIDELLTYHYLVAETMRQIDMDCKSFYSLSKSDQAQCVWDALFINNSPVSEPARSIITIFSKLGIDVNNRDLNYYREYFSSRTLKDHINRVFDIANLKCVVMTNDPLDKTESAVWENGYIKDDRFKAALRVDRVLNGWENSVLELKGLGFNVQKDLSRQTIDEIKRFLLECIERMEALYCAVSLPPDFSMSDSSIRAKIIDSCVLPVCRQKNIPFALMIGVKRDVNPELELAGDSLGKVDIKELEYLCSNYKYNKFLVTLLSLENQHELVITARKFRNLMIFGCWWYLNSPSLIDHITKMRFEWLGTSFIPQHSDCRVFEQLISKWEHSKGVIAAVLKSKYSDLMAVGYRVTQEQVQRDVENLFGVNFWNFIDKKL, from the coding sequence ATGAATAATTTATACGAGTTGACACAAATAGTGGATAAAGCAGTCGATAATGTACGAATAACGGATATTCACACACACCTATTTTCAGAGTGCTTTAAAAGCTTGTTTCTTTATGGAATAGATGAACTATTGACATATCATTATCTCGTTGCAGAAACAATGCGGCAAATTGATATGGACTGCAAAAGCTTCTACAGCCTGAGTAAAAGTGATCAGGCTCAGTGCGTGTGGGATGCTCTGTTTATTAATAATTCTCCTGTGAGTGAGCCTGCCAGATCAATAATCACCATATTCAGTAAGCTTGGAATTGACGTAAACAACAGGGATTTAAACTATTATCGTGAATATTTCAGTTCCAGGACGCTAAAGGATCATATAAACAGAGTTTTTGACATAGCCAATCTCAAGTGCGTGGTAATGACAAATGACCCCCTTGATAAAACTGAAAGTGCAGTGTGGGAAAATGGTTACATCAAGGATGACAGGTTTAAGGCTGCCCTTCGTGTCGACAGGGTGTTAAACGGCTGGGAGAACTCGGTCTTAGAACTTAAGGGGCTTGGATTTAATGTGCAGAAAGATCTGTCAAGGCAAACCATTGATGAAATAAAAAGGTTTCTCTTAGAGTGCATAGAGCGGATGGAGGCTTTATACTGTGCCGTATCTCTGCCGCCGGATTTTAGCATGTCGGACAGCTCAATAAGGGCTAAAATTATAGACAGCTGTGTATTGCCGGTATGCAGACAGAAAAACATTCCCTTTGCATTGATGATAGGGGTAAAGCGTGATGTTAATCCGGAGCTGGAACTGGCAGGAGATTCGCTTGGCAAGGTTGATATAAAGGAGCTGGAATATCTGTGCTCCAATTATAAATACAATAAGTTTTTAGTTACCTTGCTGTCTCTTGAAAACCAGCATGAACTTGTGATAACAGCAAGAAAATTCCGAAATCTAATGATTTTCGGGTGTTGGTGGTATCTCAATTCTCCTTCATTGATAGATCATATAACAAAAATGAGATTTGAATGGCTGGGTACGTCATTTATACCTCAGCATTCCGATTGCCGTGTGTTTGAACAGCTTATCAGCAAGTGGGAGCATTCCAAAGGTGTTATAGCCGCTGTACTTAAAAGTAAGTACAGCGACTTGATGGCAGTGGGCTATAGAGTAACGCAAGAGCAGGTACAAAGGGATGTGGAAAACCTGTTTGGAGTCAACTTCTGGAATTTTATTGATAAAAAGCTTTGA
- a CDS encoding sugar kinase: protein MSKVICLGEIMLRLSPPGYLRFNQATSFDAAYGGGEANVSVSLANYGIDTAFVTKVPDNPIGQSAINELRRYGVNTEFIAKGGERLGIYFLEKGASQRPSKVVYDRAHSSISSAKAEEFDWDKIFDKAKWFHFTGITPALGVDTTILAKEACKAAKEKGLTISCDLNYRKSLWSTQKAGQIMGELMECVDVCIANEEDAEKVFGIKADDSDISGGKLSHGGYKDVAKKLIDRFKFKKVAITLRGSISASDNNWAAMLYDGNEFYFSKSYPVHIVDRVGGGDAFGGGLIYAILNQYNMQDTIEFAVAASCLKHSIEGDFNHVTVNEVKTLMGGDGSGRVQR from the coding sequence ATGTCAAAGGTTATATGTCTTGGAGAAATAATGTTGAGGCTTTCACCCCCTGGGTATTTAAGGTTTAACCAGGCTACATCTTTCGATGCTGCGTATGGAGGAGGAGAAGCCAATGTCTCCGTATCTCTGGCCAATTATGGAATAGATACAGCATTTGTAACAAAAGTGCCTGACAACCCTATCGGTCAGTCAGCCATAAATGAACTTAGAAGATATGGGGTAAATACAGAATTTATAGCAAAAGGAGGAGAAAGGCTAGGTATATACTTTCTTGAGAAAGGTGCATCACAGAGGCCTTCCAAGGTTGTATACGACAGAGCACATTCTTCCATTTCTTCTGCTAAAGCTGAGGAGTTTGACTGGGATAAAATATTTGATAAAGCCAAATGGTTCCATTTTACAGGAATAACGCCTGCTTTAGGAGTAGATACAACCATATTGGCAAAAGAGGCTTGTAAGGCGGCAAAAGAAAAAGGATTGACAATAAGCTGTGATCTAAACTACAGGAAAAGCCTATGGTCAACACAAAAAGCAGGGCAGATAATGGGTGAATTGATGGAATGTGTGGATGTTTGCATTGCCAATGAGGAAGATGCCGAAAAAGTCTTTGGAATAAAAGCCGACGACTCCGACATATCAGGAGGCAAGCTGAGCCACGGAGGTTATAAGGATGTTGCAAAAAAGCTAATAGACAGATTTAAGTTTAAAAAAGTAGCTATTACCCTAAGGGGAAGCATATCCGCATCTGACAACAATTGGGCCGCAATGCTTTATGACGGAAATGAGTTTTATTTCTCAAAAAGCTATCCAGTTCATATTGTAGACAGGGTCGGAGGTGGAGATGCTTTTGGTGGAGGCCTGATATATGCAATCCTTAATCAATACAATATGCAGGATACCATCGAATTTGCGGTAGCAGCTTCGTGCCTTAAGCATTCCATAGAGGGCGACTTCAACCATGTTACCGTTAATGAGGTAAAAACCCTTATGGGCGGTGATGGCTCAGGAAGAGTGCAGAGATAA
- a CDS encoding bifunctional 2-keto-4-hydroxyglutarate aldolase/2-keto-3-deoxy-6-phosphogluconate aldolase, which yields MYNKQKILSNIKEGGLVAVVRADNADMAFKIADACIEGGVASIEITYTVPGATEIIKELSSKYTSGQIIIGAGTVMDSETARTAIIAGAQYIVSPYLSANVVKICNRYQVACMPGAMTVKEAVECLEAGADIIKVFPGEVLGPTFIKAVKGPMPYAVMMPTGGVTLENVGEWIKAGAVAVGVGGNLTAGAKNGDYNSITQLAKQFIEKINEARNKK from the coding sequence ATGTATAATAAACAGAAAATTCTTTCAAATATCAAAGAGGGAGGACTTGTGGCTGTTGTAAGAGCCGACAATGCCGATATGGCTTTTAAAATTGCCGATGCATGTATTGAGGGGGGAGTTGCCTCAATAGAAATTACATATACAGTACCGGGGGCTACGGAAATTATTAAGGAACTAAGCAGCAAATACACATCGGGTCAAATAATAATAGGAGCCGGAACGGTTATGGATTCGGAGACGGCAAGAACTGCAATTATTGCAGGAGCACAGTACATAGTAAGTCCATATTTGAGTGCCAATGTTGTAAAGATATGCAACAGGTACCAAGTGGCATGCATGCCTGGTGCTATGACTGTGAAAGAGGCTGTGGAGTGTCTTGAGGCAGGTGCAGATATAATCAAGGTATTCCCGGGAGAAGTATTGGGGCCGACTTTTATTAAAGCAGTTAAAGGGCCTATGCCTTATGCTGTCATGATGCCTACAGGAGGAGTAACACTGGAAAATGTGGGTGAATGGATAAAAGCCGGAGCAGTAGCTGTAGGCGTTGGAGGGAATCTGACTGCAGGAGCTAAAAATGGTGACTACAACTCAATAACTCAGCTGGCAAAGCAGTTTATTGAAAAGATTAATGAGGCCAGGAATAAGAAGTAA
- a CDS encoding AraC family transcriptional regulator has translation MKLPRQHFTLRQHMKTNDFELFHYNDSIPVEVDFHNHDFYEIYLFLSGSVTYVIEGKSYRLRPKDILIINNKELHKAFINEGVPYERIVIWINPQYIKSLCSEKTNLFEAFDSSSVNKHNLLRLTPDASEFIYSIVEKLGLACSSIAFGNDILKTSYLMELLIYLNRAFQLPIGKETQLDITCNDKINNIIQYINNNLNGDVSLETLSSRFFLSKYHLLREFKKNTGYTVHRYIQQKRLIIARELLKDNKLVTDVCSQCGFGDYSNFIRAFRKEFGISPKKYSKKLHY, from the coding sequence ATGAAGCTTCCACGCCAGCATTTCACTTTAAGGCAGCACATGAAAACCAATGATTTTGAGCTTTTTCACTACAATGACAGCATACCTGTTGAAGTGGATTTTCATAACCACGATTTCTATGAAATATACTTGTTTCTTTCAGGAAGTGTTACATATGTAATCGAGGGAAAATCATACAGATTAAGACCTAAGGATATTTTAATAATAAACAACAAGGAGCTTCACAAGGCATTTATCAATGAAGGGGTTCCCTATGAGCGAATTGTAATATGGATTAATCCCCAGTATATAAAAAGTCTATGCAGCGAAAAAACAAATCTGTTTGAAGCTTTTGATTCCTCATCGGTAAACAAACACAACCTTTTAAGGTTAACCCCCGATGCCTCGGAATTCATATATAGCATTGTCGAAAAGCTGGGCCTTGCATGCAGCAGCATAGCTTTTGGAAACGATATATTAAAAACGTCTTACCTGATGGAGCTTCTGATTTATTTAAACCGTGCATTCCAGTTACCTATCGGCAAGGAAACCCAATTGGATATTACCTGCAATGATAAAATTAATAACATTATTCAATACATAAATAATAACCTAAATGGTGATGTCTCACTTGAAACATTATCATCCCGGTTCTTTTTAAGCAAATATCATCTTCTCAGGGAATTCAAAAAGAATACAGGGTATACCGTTCACAGGTATATACAGCAAAAACGGCTTATTATAGCCAGAGAGCTCCTAAAGGACAATAAGCTTGTGACTGACGTTTGCAGTCAATGCGGCTTTGGAGATTATTCAAATTTTATCAGGGCCTTTAGAAAAGAATTCGGAATATCTCCCAAAAAATACAGCAAAAAACTGCATTACTAG
- a CDS encoding mannitol dehydrogenase family protein, with protein MKLSRNTVKEYSIWKDANIGVPNYDIEEMVSKTKKNPTWIHFGAGNIFKGFIAPLQDTLLGLKKSETGVIVAETYDIEIIDKIYAPYDNLSLLVLMNPDGSLKSSVVGSIAESLIGDSSMQSHWERLKRIFEEPSLQMVSFTITEKGYALTGASGDYLNDVKHDFESGPEQPKHIMSKIASLAYCRYLKGESPVAFVSMDNCSKNGEVLQNSINTIVRNWIKTGFVDNKFLDYLNNPKKVSFPWSMIDKITPRPSDKIKERLGEIGFESTEVICTDKNTFISPFVNAEISQYLVIEDHFPNGRMPLEAAGVLFTDRQTVNMVEKMKVGACLNPLHTALAVFGCLLGYRSIADEMKDRYLRKLVEKIGYDEGLPVVEHPGILDPQAFIKEVIEARFPNKYIPDTPQRIATDTSQKIPVRFGETIKTYFANDKLDINSLKYIPLAIAGWCRYLLGVDDNGDFMELSPDPMLAELKSYVSEIKFGNEASVDDRLKPILSNDKLFGIDLYSTELGTKVEGYFKEMICGKHAVKTVLEKYI; from the coding sequence ATGAAACTAAGCAGAAATACAGTTAAAGAATATTCAATTTGGAAAGATGCAAATATTGGTGTACCAAATTACGATATTGAAGAAATGGTTTCTAAAACCAAGAAAAATCCTACCTGGATACATTTTGGAGCCGGAAATATATTTAAAGGTTTTATTGCACCTCTTCAGGACACATTATTAGGTTTAAAAAAATCAGAAACTGGAGTAATTGTTGCAGAAACCTATGACATTGAAATTATAGATAAAATATATGCCCCATATGACAACTTAAGCCTTCTGGTGCTCATGAATCCTGACGGAAGTCTTAAGAGCAGCGTTGTAGGAAGTATCGCAGAAAGCCTTATAGGTGATTCTTCAATGCAAAGTCACTGGGAAAGGCTAAAAAGAATATTTGAAGAGCCTTCTCTGCAGATGGTCAGCTTTACAATAACCGAGAAGGGCTACGCCCTTACCGGAGCCTCCGGTGATTATTTAAATGATGTAAAACATGACTTTGAAAGCGGTCCGGAGCAGCCAAAGCATATCATGTCAAAAATTGCATCCCTTGCGTATTGCAGATACTTAAAAGGAGAATCGCCCGTTGCATTTGTCAGCATGGATAACTGCTCCAAAAACGGAGAAGTACTTCAAAATTCTATTAACACCATTGTTCGGAATTGGATAAAAACAGGCTTTGTAGACAATAAATTCCTGGACTATTTAAATAATCCGAAAAAGGTGTCCTTCCCATGGAGCATGATTGATAAAATCACCCCCAGACCCTCAGATAAGATAAAAGAAAGATTAGGTGAGATTGGATTTGAAAGCACCGAGGTAATTTGTACAGACAAGAATACGTTCATATCCCCCTTTGTTAATGCTGAAATATCACAGTATCTGGTGATTGAAGATCATTTTCCAAATGGCCGCATGCCACTTGAGGCAGCGGGTGTACTATTTACAGACAGGCAAACAGTGAATATGGTTGAAAAAATGAAGGTTGGAGCCTGTCTAAACCCTCTTCACACTGCCCTTGCAGTATTCGGATGCCTTTTAGGTTACCGGTCAATTGCAGATGAAATGAAGGACCGGTATTTGAGAAAACTTGTGGAAAAAATCGGCTATGATGAGGGCCTTCCTGTTGTAGAACACCCCGGAATCCTTGATCCGCAAGCCTTTATTAAAGAAGTTATTGAAGCTCGATTTCCAAATAAATACATACCTGATACACCTCAGAGAATAGCCACTGACACATCCCAAAAAATTCCTGTAAGATTTGGCGAAACGATCAAAACCTATTTTGCTAATGACAAATTGGATATCAACAGCTTAAAATACATTCCTCTTGCTATTGCAGGATGGTGCAGATACCTCTTAGGAGTAGATGACAATGGAGATTTTATGGAGCTAAGCCCTGATCCAATGCTAGCTGAGCTAAAAAGCTATGTTTCCGAAATCAAATTTGGCAATGAAGCATCTGTAGATGATCGGCTTAAGCCCATATTGTCCAACGATAAGCTATTTGGTATAGATCTATATTCTACCGAATTGGGCACAAAGGTTGAAGGGTATTTCAAGGAAATGATATGCGGCAAACACGCTGTTAAAACGGTTTTAGAAAAATATATTTAG